One window of Paludibacter propionicigenes WB4 genomic DNA carries:
- a CDS encoding Nif11-like leader peptide family natural product precursor has protein sequence MSKQSVENLLAKGGSDKEFRVKYDNVMSKEKFVELAIADGYDFTIEELTQVIRENGDQFENYGNPPKRSIWG, from the coding sequence ATGTCTAAACAGAGTGTAGAAAATCTGCTTGCAAAGGGAGGCAGTGATAAGGAATTTAGAGTGAAGTATGATAATGTAATGTCGAAGGAGAAATTTGTTGAGTTGGCCATAGCTGATGGTTATGATTTCACTATTGAGGAGCTAACTCAAGTCATTCGTGAAAATGGCGACCAATTCGAAAATTACGGAAATCCACCCAAACGCAGTATTTGGGGGTAA
- the metG gene encoding methionine--tRNA ligase, whose translation MTNFKRTTVTSALPYANGPVHIGHLAGVYVPADIYVRYLRLKGEEVLFVGGSDEHGVPITIKAKKEGVTPQDIVDRYHGIIKKSFEDFGISFDIYSRTTSKTHKELASEIFKTINDKDGFVIQTSEQYYDETAQQFLADRYITGKCPHCGNENAYGDQCEACGTSLNPTDLINPKSAISGSAPVMRETKHWYLPLDQHEAWLRQWILEDHKEWKPNVYGQCKSWLDMGLQPRAVSRDLDWGIPVPVEGAEGKVLYVWFDAPIGYISNTKELLPDSWEKWWKDPETRLLHFIGKDNIVFHCIVFPAMLKAEGSYILPDNVPANEFLNLEGDKISTSRNWAVWLHEYLEEFPGKQDVLRYVLTANAPETKDNDFTWKDFQARNNNELVAIFGNFINRALVLTQKYYDGKVPALGQLTDYDKQTLDEFVNVKADVEKLLNNFRFRDAQKEAMNLARIGNKYLADTEPWKVAKTDMDRVSTIMHLSLQIAANLAIAFEPFLPFTSEKLRTMLNLSTFDWKELGRIDLLKAGDQLGTPELLFEKIEDETIAAQVQKLFDTKKANEAAAYKPNDVKENVAFDDFMKMDIRVATVLDCQKVPKADKLLQFKLDDGMGERTILSGIAASYPNPEELIGTQVCFIANFEPRKLRGVMSEGMILSAENADGKLVLIRPSVKVTNGVEVK comes from the coding sequence ATGACTAATTTCAAACGTACCACCGTTACTTCTGCATTGCCTTATGCCAATGGTCCTGTTCATATCGGACATTTGGCGGGTGTATATGTTCCTGCCGATATTTATGTGCGCTATCTCCGCCTGAAAGGCGAAGAGGTACTTTTTGTCGGAGGCTCGGATGAGCACGGCGTACCCATTACCATTAAAGCTAAAAAAGAAGGTGTTACACCACAGGATATTGTGGATCGTTACCATGGAATTATCAAGAAATCATTTGAAGATTTTGGTATTTCGTTCGATATTTATTCGCGCACCACTTCTAAAACGCATAAAGAGCTTGCTTCTGAAATTTTTAAAACCATCAACGATAAAGATGGTTTTGTAATCCAAACCAGCGAACAGTATTATGACGAAACGGCTCAGCAGTTTCTGGCTGATCGATATATTACCGGAAAATGTCCGCATTGTGGCAACGAAAATGCGTATGGCGACCAATGTGAAGCCTGCGGAACCTCGTTGAATCCAACGGATTTGATTAACCCAAAATCGGCTATCAGCGGTTCTGCTCCTGTAATGCGAGAAACCAAACACTGGTACTTGCCGCTGGATCAGCACGAAGCATGGCTTCGCCAGTGGATTTTGGAAGACCATAAAGAATGGAAACCAAACGTGTACGGACAGTGTAAAAGCTGGCTCGATATGGGCTTGCAACCCCGTGCTGTAAGTCGCGACCTCGATTGGGGAATTCCTGTGCCTGTAGAAGGAGCCGAAGGTAAAGTGCTGTATGTGTGGTTCGATGCGCCGATTGGTTATATCTCTAATACAAAAGAACTTTTGCCGGATAGCTGGGAAAAATGGTGGAAAGACCCCGAAACCCGTTTGCTTCATTTTATTGGAAAAGATAATATTGTTTTCCACTGTATCGTTTTCCCGGCTATGTTGAAAGCCGAGGGTTCGTATATTTTGCCTGATAATGTTCCGGCTAACGAATTTTTGAACCTTGAGGGCGATAAAATTTCTACTTCGCGCAACTGGGCAGTTTGGTTGCATGAGTACTTGGAAGAATTTCCCGGGAAACAGGATGTGTTGCGCTATGTGCTCACTGCCAATGCTCCCGAAACCAAAGACAACGACTTTACCTGGAAAGATTTTCAGGCGCGTAATAACAACGAGTTGGTGGCTATTTTTGGCAATTTTATCAATCGTGCGTTGGTGCTGACTCAAAAATACTACGATGGCAAAGTGCCTGCTTTGGGGCAGTTGACCGATTATGACAAACAAACGCTCGACGAATTTGTAAATGTAAAAGCCGATGTAGAAAAGCTACTCAATAACTTCCGTTTCCGTGATGCGCAGAAAGAAGCTATGAATCTGGCACGTATCGGTAACAAATACTTGGCCGATACCGAGCCGTGGAAAGTTGCCAAAACAGATATGGACAGGGTATCCACCATTATGCATCTGAGTTTGCAGATTGCGGCTAATCTGGCCATTGCTTTTGAGCCGTTTTTGCCGTTTACGTCCGAAAAACTGCGAACGATGTTGAATCTTTCTACTTTTGACTGGAAAGAGCTGGGGCGTATTGATCTGCTGAAAGCCGGCGATCAGTTGGGAACTCCCGAACTGTTGTTTGAGAAAATTGAAGACGAAACAATTGCTGCTCAGGTACAAAAACTGTTCGATACCAAAAAGGCTAACGAGGCTGCGGCTTATAAACCCAATGATGTGAAAGAAAACGTGGCTTTTGATGACTTTATGAAGATGGACATCCGTGTAGCTACCGTGCTCGATTGCCAAAAAGTACCTAAAGCCGACAAGCTGCTTCAGTTTAAACTGGACGATGGCATGGGCGAACGCACTATTCTTTCGGGTATTGCCGCTTCATATCCAAACCCTGAAGAGTTGATTGGTACGCAGGTTTGCTTTATTGCCAACTTTGAACCCCGCAAACTCCGCGGTGTGATGAGCGAAGGTATGATACTCTCCGCTGAAAATGCTGATGGTAAGCTGGTACTTATCCGTCCGAGTGTCAAGGTTACGAATGGCGTGGAAGTAAAATAA
- a CDS encoding MmcQ/YjbR family DNA-binding protein: MNIEELRDYCLSMKGATEHFPFDEFSLVLKVQGKMFGLIPLDNTEPQIALKCDPERAIQLREEYEAITAAYHFNKKHWNSVRIDSSISQSLLLELIQHSYDLVVAGLPKKLREELA; this comes from the coding sequence ATGAATATAGAAGAACTACGTGATTATTGCCTGAGTATGAAAGGTGCAACTGAACATTTTCCTTTCGACGAATTTTCGTTGGTGCTCAAAGTACAGGGGAAAATGTTCGGGTTGATACCGCTAGACAATACCGAACCACAAATAGCGCTTAAATGTGACCCGGAAAGAGCTATACAGCTTCGTGAAGAATACGAAGCGATCACTGCTGCCTATCACTTCAATAAAAAACACTGGAACTCCGTACGCATCGATTCGTCTATTTCGCAGTCGTTGCTGCTTGAGCTGATACAGCACTCTTATGACCTGGTCGTGGCAGGGTTGCCCAAAAAACTGCGTGAAGAATTAGCATAG
- a CDS encoding MFS transporter, whose product MTKFSRPFWVANSVELLERLAYYAVFIVITLYLSNVWGFSDVEAGFISGVFSATLYLLPTFAGAYADKIGFRSAIMIAFGLLTLGYGGLGLLPTLLESAGLVKYEMTTSFNGLDTSPLRWTIVPVLTLIVIGGSFIKAVISGTVARETTTETRARGYAVFYMMVNIGAFMGKTVVDPLRKSLGDQGLVYLNFFSAGMTLLAFVAVFFMYKSVKTEGQGKSFAELGKGLLKVLGNGRLIILILIISGFWMIQSQMYATMPKYVIRMIGAEASPGWYANVNPLIIFVCVNFITSLMKKQTALTSMTIGMLIIPLSALAMSFGTQIGAEYILGLHPVAFMMIVGIALQAIAECFISPRYLEYFSMQAPKGEEGLYLGFSHLHSFISYLFAFGLSGFLLEKYCPDPRKFASKADFVAATSHAHYIWYVFVGIGLISVIALLIYGYVTRKTASKQ is encoded by the coding sequence ATGACTAAATTTTCTCGCCCGTTCTGGGTTGCCAACTCAGTTGAATTATTAGAAAGACTTGCTTATTACGCCGTCTTTATAGTTATAACGCTTTATCTGTCAAATGTATGGGGATTCAGCGATGTAGAAGCAGGTTTCATTTCCGGAGTATTCTCAGCAACCTTGTATTTACTACCTACCTTCGCAGGAGCTTATGCCGATAAAATAGGATTCCGATCAGCTATAATGATAGCTTTCGGATTGTTGACACTCGGATATGGAGGCCTGGGACTTCTTCCCACCTTGCTGGAAAGCGCTGGATTGGTGAAATACGAAATGACTACCTCCTTTAATGGACTAGACACCAGTCCACTCCGTTGGACAATCGTTCCGGTACTGACGTTAATTGTTATCGGAGGTTCATTTATCAAAGCAGTTATCTCCGGAACTGTTGCCCGCGAAACCACTACCGAGACGCGTGCTCGTGGTTATGCCGTTTTTTACATGATGGTAAACATCGGTGCTTTCATGGGCAAAACAGTGGTTGATCCGTTACGCAAAAGCCTCGGAGACCAGGGACTTGTTTATCTCAATTTTTTCTCTGCCGGTATGACATTGCTTGCATTTGTAGCCGTATTCTTCATGTATAAATCAGTAAAGACTGAAGGACAAGGGAAAAGCTTTGCTGAACTGGGGAAAGGCTTACTAAAAGTGCTGGGAAACGGACGACTTATCATCTTGATTCTTATTATCAGCGGATTTTGGATGATTCAAAGTCAAATGTACGCCACTATGCCTAAATACGTTATCCGCATGATTGGAGCCGAGGCCTCGCCCGGCTGGTATGCCAATGTCAACCCCCTGATTATATTTGTATGCGTAAATTTCATTACTTCACTGATGAAAAAACAAACTGCTCTGACATCCATGACAATAGGCATGCTTATCATCCCGCTTTCGGCTCTTGCTATGTCTTTTGGCACCCAGATTGGGGCAGAATATATCCTTGGATTACACCCCGTAGCATTTATGATGATTGTGGGAATTGCCTTACAAGCCATTGCCGAATGCTTTATTTCGCCCCGTTATTTAGAGTATTTTTCCATGCAGGCTCCAAAGGGAGAAGAAGGACTTTATTTGGGATTCAGCCATCTACACTCGTTTATCTCTTACCTGTTTGCTTTCGGATTATCTGGCTTTTTACTTGAAAAATATTGCCCCGACCCACGCAAATTTGCCTCAAAAGCCGACTTTGTAGCCGCTACATCACATGCTCATTATATTTGGTATGTCTTTGTAGGTATAGGGTTGATATCGGTCATTGCATTACTTATTTACGGATATGTTACTCGCAAAACAGCTTCAAAACAATAA
- a CDS encoding TonB-dependent receptor domain-containing protein — protein MKLKSLLLFILFVSFNLHAQNKSANYQISGQVIEATTGKDIPYVTVTIQNDSAKIIKKISSDASGKFTFTVAEKKTYSLIFTSIGYSEVTKKIDVTDTKTDLSKIKMDEGIALKEVSVSVQRPLVKVDADKITYNVESDPDSHTSNALDMLRKVPLVTVNSEDEVTLNGQSNFKVLINGKSSSMMSNNFKDIIKTIPANSIKDIEVITNPSSKYDAEGVGGIINIITTKKSIAGYNGSVTAGADSRGGLNGSLYLAAKINKFGFSVRYSDSEYKNAPNSNTSERKNYLSDTYRTTNSTGSSKSSGNSSNFSGELSYEIDSLNLISSSFWGYGYTARNNSQGITNTLDINNVRSQYYESLSNGKYTYNTLSGNIDYQKTYKKPDKTFTLSYKLDNSPNTSNYETDVINTLNYSPYAQRSVRDALSREQTLQVDYYDPLSANHQLECGVKAIYRQNDSNSDTYRLNTTTNLWEYSQTKSNDLDYNQYILGAYAGYVFKLKTLTVKGGLRAEYTWNNATSKSDSVIKFSNKLQNVVPYVTFNYQVKPGRTLRASYTQRLYRPGIYYLNPYVDTSTPQYISYGNPHLKSEVSHSFELGYSTFTQKLNLSLTGRGSFTNNSIESISTVNANDVRTTTYENIGTNMNVGLNLYCSYRPNEKFNIYCNGNGSYIKMEANNGTTLSNKGYMYYGSFGARAVLWKDNSISINGNVSSPSIMLQGKSSVYFYNGVSISQMFLNKKLTLSLSVTNPFKRFMTQSYSMTDQNSIQNYEYKYETRNARFSLSYNFGKTNMEVKKARRGISNDDVKSGGSSN, from the coding sequence ATGAAATTAAAATCACTATTACTGTTTATTCTGTTTGTGTCATTTAATCTTCATGCACAAAACAAGTCTGCTAATTATCAAATCTCAGGGCAAGTTATTGAGGCTACTACAGGGAAAGACATACCTTATGTTACGGTGACAATACAGAATGATAGCGCTAAAATAATTAAAAAAATCAGTTCTGATGCATCAGGAAAATTCACTTTCACTGTTGCAGAAAAGAAAACATATTCACTCATATTCACTTCTATCGGATACTCTGAAGTTACTAAAAAAATCGATGTAACAGATACCAAAACCGATTTAAGTAAGATAAAAATGGATGAGGGCATCGCTCTTAAAGAGGTATCGGTAAGTGTACAGAGACCCTTGGTTAAGGTTGATGCTGATAAGATAACCTACAACGTAGAGTCCGATCCGGATTCGCATACCTCTAACGCGTTGGATATGTTGAGAAAAGTTCCACTCGTTACAGTCAATTCGGAAGACGAAGTGACTCTTAACGGACAATCAAACTTCAAGGTGTTGATTAATGGGAAAAGTTCTTCTATGATGTCAAATAATTTTAAGGATATCATTAAGACAATTCCTGCAAACAGTATAAAAGATATAGAAGTGATAACCAATCCATCTTCTAAATATGATGCTGAAGGTGTAGGGGGTATCATTAATATTATTACAACAAAGAAAAGCATTGCCGGATACAATGGGAGTGTGACGGCGGGAGCAGATTCTCGTGGGGGATTAAACGGGAGCTTATATCTGGCTGCCAAAATCAATAAATTCGGATTTTCTGTCAGATATTCGGACTCTGAATATAAAAATGCACCAAATTCAAATACTTCTGAAAGAAAAAATTATCTGAGCGATACTTACAGAACGACTAATTCTACAGGATCATCTAAATCTTCTGGGAATTCATCTAATTTTTCAGGAGAACTAAGCTATGAGATTGACTCATTAAACTTGATAAGTTCTTCGTTTTGGGGTTACGGATATACTGCGCGAAATAATTCACAGGGCATTACCAATACACTTGATATAAACAATGTCAGATCGCAATATTACGAAAGCCTGAGTAATGGAAAATATACCTATAATACGTTGTCGGGCAATATTGATTATCAGAAAACCTATAAAAAGCCGGATAAAACTTTCACGCTGTCTTATAAATTAGACAATTCTCCCAATACATCTAATTATGAGACAGATGTGATTAATACGCTTAATTACAGCCCTTATGCTCAACGCTCAGTCAGAGATGCGTTATCGAGGGAGCAAACACTACAGGTCGATTATTATGATCCACTGTCTGCAAACCACCAACTAGAATGTGGCGTGAAGGCAATTTACCGCCAGAACGACAGTAATTCCGATACGTACAGGCTTAACACAACAACCAATTTGTGGGAGTATAGCCAAACAAAAAGTAATGATTTGGATTACAATCAATATATTCTTGGTGCTTATGCAGGCTATGTGTTTAAATTAAAAACTCTCACTGTAAAAGGTGGACTTCGGGCGGAATATACCTGGAATAATGCAACTTCTAAATCAGACTCAGTAATTAAATTCAGTAATAAGTTACAGAATGTAGTTCCTTATGTCACCTTTAATTATCAAGTTAAGCCGGGGCGTACTTTGCGAGCATCTTATACACAACGCCTATACCGTCCGGGCATCTATTATCTAAACCCATACGTTGACACTTCTACTCCCCAATACATTTCTTATGGTAATCCTCATTTGAAGTCAGAAGTTTCTCATTCATTCGAATTGGGATATAGCACTTTCACACAAAAATTAAATTTGAGTCTGACAGGAAGGGGCTCGTTTACAAATAATTCCATAGAAAGTATTTCTACTGTCAATGCAAATGACGTTAGAACTACAACTTATGAAAACATTGGTACTAACATGAATGTAGGATTGAATCTTTATTGCTCGTATCGCCCGAACGAAAAATTCAACATTTATTGTAACGGCAATGGCTCATACATCAAGATGGAGGCGAATAATGGAACTACATTGTCGAATAAAGGATATATGTATTATGGATCTTTTGGTGCGAGAGCAGTATTGTGGAAAGATAACTCTATTTCCATTAATGGAAATGTCTCATCTCCGTCCATTATGCTCCAGGGAAAATCTTCGGTATACTTCTATAATGGTGTAAGTATATCCCAAATGTTTCTTAATAAAAAGTTAACTCTGAGCCTATCAGTAACCAATCCATTTAAAAGATTCATGACACAATCCTATTCAATGACAGATCAGAATTCTATACAAAATTATGAGTATAAATATGAGACTAGAAACGCAAGATTTAGTCTAAGTTATAATTTTGGAAAAACTAATATGGAAGTCAAAAAAGCAAGACGAGGAATCTCAAACGACGATGTGAAAAGCGGCGGATCAAGCAATTAA
- a CDS encoding GntR family transcriptional regulator: MSIDFKSTKGIFQQIADNLCHQILEGKLSPGERVPSVRDLAVEFEVNRNTLLRTYAILQDAGVIDNKRGIGFFVSEDALDRILKTERETFFKNELPEFIQKIKVLKLTNNDLTDLLTAIQENENK, encoded by the coding sequence ATGAGTATAGATTTTAAATCGACCAAAGGTATTTTTCAGCAAATAGCTGATAACCTTTGTCACCAGATACTGGAAGGCAAGCTCAGTCCCGGCGAACGTGTACCTTCGGTGCGCGATCTGGCGGTGGAGTTTGAAGTAAACCGAAACACGCTCTTACGAACGTATGCCATACTGCAGGATGCAGGAGTGATTGATAACAAACGCGGGATTGGATTTTTTGTATCCGAGGATGCTCTGGATCGTATTCTGAAAACCGAAAGAGAAACCTTTTTCAAGAATGAATTGCCCGAATTTATTCAAAAAATTAAAGTGCTGAAACTTACAAATAATGATTTAACGGACTTACTAACAGCTATACAAGAAAATGAAAACAAGTAA
- a CDS encoding ATP-binding cassette domain-containing protein, whose protein sequence is MINIQNVSFHYKKKSPLFNDFSLEVESGRIVGLLGKNGAGKSTLLHLISGLIQPKSGKIKVNGFVPFDRNPNYLADIYMVPEEFAFPSIGISTYVKAFSPMYPNFDYHKLYDIFNEFELQPSSNLNKLSHGQRKKFLIAFALSTNCKMLVFDEPTNGLDIPSKSQFRKILVSSVTEEQLVIISTHQVKDIDTVIDKVVVIENGKMIYQENIEEITQKLYFDLVPSLTGVENVLYNEQCPLGQKIIVPATTDNESSIDLELLFNAIINKKI, encoded by the coding sequence ATGATCAACATTCAAAACGTATCATTTCATTACAAAAAGAAGTCGCCGCTGTTCAACGATTTTTCGTTGGAGGTAGAAAGCGGACGCATCGTTGGACTGCTCGGTAAAAACGGAGCAGGCAAATCGACCCTGCTGCATTTAATCTCGGGATTAATTCAGCCCAAAAGTGGAAAAATCAAAGTAAACGGGTTTGTACCGTTCGATCGCAATCCAAATTATTTGGCAGATATCTATATGGTTCCCGAAGAGTTTGCATTCCCTTCCATTGGTATTTCTACTTACGTGAAAGCATTCAGTCCGATGTATCCTAACTTCGATTATCACAAACTGTATGACATTTTTAATGAATTTGAATTGCAGCCTTCTTCTAACCTGAACAAACTTTCGCACGGGCAGCGCAAGAAATTCCTTATAGCGTTTGCTCTTTCCACCAATTGCAAAATGTTGGTATTTGACGAGCCTACAAACGGACTTGATATCCCATCCAAAAGCCAGTTTCGTAAAATTCTGGTGAGCTCGGTGACCGAAGAGCAATTGGTCATCATTTCCACCCATCAGGTGAAAGACATCGACACGGTGATTGACAAAGTGGTGGTAATTGAGAACGGTAAAATGATTTATCAGGAAAATATTGAAGAAATAACTCAGAAATTGTATTTCGATTTGGTTCCATCGCTCACCGGAGTAGAAAATGTGCTTTATAATGAGCAATGCCCACTGGGACAAAAAATTATAGTTCCTGCAACCACTGACAATGAGTCAAGCATCGATTTAGAACTTTTATTTAATGCGATTATCAACAAGAAAATCTAA
- a CDS encoding FMN-binding protein: MFRKIVFVLLLVGTVAFAQERPGGGKEKNPVLHEVSNKDVVQSVYPDAVKVEKVNDYWYRILNAKNKTIGFAMSSISFCKDVKGYNDLTPVMILVDKSKVVKKVALLSNWETPRFVSKLEQNGFFDSWVGKDLQSAKAVQVDARTGATYTAKAVAKNVDFLLNTAVAKLPKK; the protein is encoded by the coding sequence ATGTTTAGAAAAATAGTTTTTGTATTGTTGTTGGTAGGAACAGTAGCGTTCGCACAAGAGAGACCGGGAGGAGGAAAGGAAAAAAATCCTGTATTGCACGAAGTGTCTAATAAGGATGTAGTTCAGAGCGTTTACCCTGATGCAGTAAAAGTAGAAAAAGTAAATGACTATTGGTATCGGATACTCAATGCCAAGAATAAAACCATAGGTTTTGCGATGTCGAGCATTTCGTTTTGCAAAGATGTGAAAGGATACAACGATTTGACTCCGGTGATGATTTTGGTGGATAAGAGCAAGGTTGTTAAGAAAGTAGCATTATTGTCAAATTGGGAGACTCCCAGATTTGTGAGTAAGCTTGAGCAAAATGGTTTTTTTGACTCGTGGGTTGGAAAAGATTTACAGTCGGCTAAAGCCGTTCAGGTAGATGCGCGTACAGGTGCTACTTATACGGCTAAAGCAGTTGCCAAGAACGTAGATTTTCTTCTGAATACTGCTGTTGCCAAGCTGCCGAAGAAATAA
- a CDS encoding peptidylprolyl isomerase → MKKIILSLLLLLSISPLKMMAQKNVVDEVIWIIGDEAILKSEVEEQRLRAQIDNTPIDGDPYCVIPEQIAIQKLFLHQAVLDSVTVNESSVINQVEKQLNYYESQIGSKEKVEEYFKMSTKELREQLREITRNQQIIQDMQRKLVGDIKSTPSDVRRFMKDLPADSIPTVPAEVELQIVSFEPPVPVTEINRIKERLRDFTERVNSGSSDFSVLARLYSEDSESAKRGGELGFMGRGQLVPEFSAVAFNLLDPKKVSRIVQTEFGFHIIQLIEKRGDRINCRHILLKPRIAAEDKEKAIHVLDSIANQIREDKITFEKAVLNFSMDKNTAMNAGLMLNEKSGTSKFEYQDLPPEVAKKVYDMNVGEVSKPFSMIDKSTNKEVVAVVKLKSKVDVHKANLTDDYQMLRNFYESKKKQEFISTWIAKKQKETYISIDPAWQNCKFQYPGWIKK, encoded by the coding sequence ATGAAAAAAATAATTCTTTCGCTTCTTTTACTTTTAAGCATTTCACCTCTGAAAATGATGGCTCAAAAAAACGTTGTTGACGAAGTCATTTGGATTATTGGCGATGAAGCTATTTTAAAATCAGAAGTTGAAGAACAGCGCTTACGGGCTCAGATAGATAATACCCCGATAGATGGAGATCCGTATTGCGTAATTCCTGAGCAAATAGCAATTCAGAAGCTCTTTTTGCATCAAGCCGTACTTGATAGTGTTACAGTAAATGAATCATCTGTAATCAATCAGGTAGAAAAGCAATTAAATTATTACGAGTCTCAGATAGGATCGAAAGAGAAAGTGGAGGAGTACTTCAAAATGAGTACCAAAGAGCTTCGAGAGCAATTGCGTGAAATAACACGTAATCAGCAAATTATACAAGACATGCAACGAAAACTGGTGGGAGACATAAAATCAACCCCTTCTGATGTTCGTCGTTTTATGAAAGATCTACCTGCCGACAGTATACCTACTGTACCTGCCGAAGTAGAGTTGCAGATAGTAAGTTTTGAGCCGCCGGTACCGGTTACGGAAATCAATAGAATAAAGGAAAGACTGCGCGACTTTACCGAACGTGTAAACAGCGGTTCATCGGATTTCTCTGTATTAGCTCGGTTGTACTCGGAAGATAGTGAAAGTGCAAAGCGCGGTGGTGAACTTGGATTTATGGGAAGAGGTCAGTTAGTTCCTGAATTTTCGGCCGTTGCGTTTAATTTGCTTGATCCCAAAAAAGTTTCCAGAATTGTACAAACCGAATTTGGGTTTCATATTATTCAACTAATAGAAAAGCGTGGTGACCGAATAAATTGTCGTCATATTCTCCTAAAACCACGAATTGCTGCAGAAGATAAAGAAAAAGCAATTCATGTGCTGGATTCAATTGCCAATCAGATTCGCGAAGACAAAATTACGTTCGAAAAAGCTGTATTAAATTTCTCTATGGATAAAAACACTGCTATGAATGCTGGATTGATGTTAAACGAAAAATCAGGGACTTCGAAGTTTGAATATCAGGACTTACCACCGGAAGTAGCCAAAAAGGTTTATGATATGAATGTCGGTGAAGTATCAAAACCGTTTTCGATGATAGATAAATCAACCAATAAAGAAGTCGTTGCGGTAGTAAAGCTCAAGTCTAAAGTTGATGTTCATAAAGCAAACCTGACTGATGATTATCAAATGCTGAGAAACTTCTACGAATCAAAGAAAAAGCAAGAATTCATAAGTACCTGGATAGCCAAAAAGCAAAAGGAAACTTATATAAGTATTGATCCAGCATGGCAAAATTGTAAATTTCAATATCCGGGTTGGATAAAGAAATAA